In Acinetobacter sp. C32I, one genomic interval encodes:
- the pgaB gene encoding poly-beta-1,6-N-acetyl-D-glucosamine N-deacetylase PgaB has protein sequence MTTRLVSPTLKTFLGLVFGVVASTTTFAANPKIDATTLTVIGYHEITDRKDALIPSYAVTAKQFGEHIDWLKKNGYHFINVDQLIKAHQGKYKLPAKPILLTVDDGYQSFYQNAYPIIRAKKIPVVLAVVGSWLEPKENQKVDFGGELIERNKILSWDELKEMQDSGLVEIASHSYHLHQGINGNPQGNSEPAAITRIYDPKTKSYESDAAYQARVYQDLKKNNDLLKAHGLRSPRVMVWPYGRYNMQLVQTSKQLGMPITITLDDGADHAKQSLQNMSRILIQGNMSTSALAQEIKNRELNLNDNNRPQKIMHVDLDYIYDPDEKQQERNLGHLIDRINGMGVNTVYLQAFSDPDANGSADMVYFPNRHIPMRADLFNRVAWQIQTRTPVQRLYAWMPLLAWELPKTDPVSKDLVETQQAKAGEHLNMGYIRLSPFSPQARQTIKEIYQDLAKSTPFDGLLFHDDVTLSDYEDASPDALAAYAKQGLPTDLAKIRDNDADLQKWTAYKTNYLDNFAMELAGEVRQYQPFLVTARNLYAQVALNAYAENWYAQSLEQSLNRYDFTAIMAMPYMEQSDNPAKFYSDIMNRVKQYPNGIKKTVMELQAVNWRNDQKVPSEEMAATIKSLYEQGAMHIAYYPDDPIKGHPDVETMRKAFGLKSPQLVP, from the coding sequence ATGACAACACGTTTAGTGTCCCCGACGTTAAAAACTTTTTTAGGTCTTGTGTTTGGGGTGGTTGCCAGTACCACAACTTTTGCGGCAAATCCAAAAATCGATGCAACCACATTGACTGTCATTGGGTATCACGAAATTACAGATCGAAAAGATGCACTGATTCCAAGTTATGCGGTCACCGCGAAGCAGTTTGGTGAGCACATCGACTGGCTGAAAAAGAATGGCTATCACTTTATTAATGTTGATCAACTGATCAAAGCACACCAAGGTAAGTATAAATTACCAGCTAAACCTATTTTGCTGACGGTTGATGATGGTTATCAGTCATTTTATCAAAATGCCTATCCGATTATTCGCGCGAAAAAAATTCCAGTGGTTTTGGCTGTCGTTGGATCTTGGTTGGAGCCAAAAGAGAATCAAAAAGTCGATTTCGGTGGTGAGCTGATTGAGCGTAATAAAATCCTGAGTTGGGATGAACTCAAGGAAATGCAGGACAGTGGTTTGGTTGAAATTGCCAGCCACAGTTACCATTTACATCAAGGCATTAATGGTAATCCGCAAGGGAATTCAGAACCTGCCGCGATTACACGTATTTATGACCCTAAAACCAAGAGTTATGAAAGCGATGCTGCTTATCAAGCCCGCGTTTATCAAGATTTAAAAAAGAACAATGATTTACTCAAGGCACATGGTTTGCGTTCACCGCGTGTGATGGTCTGGCCATATGGTCGCTATAATATGCAATTGGTACAAACCTCCAAACAGTTGGGGATGCCGATTACCATCACCTTGGATGATGGGGCAGATCATGCCAAGCAATCGTTACAGAATATGAGTCGTATTTTGATTCAGGGCAATATGTCAACCAGTGCTTTAGCGCAAGAGATTAAGAACCGTGAACTGAATCTAAATGACAATAATCGGCCACAAAAAATTATGCATGTCGATTTGGACTATATTTATGATCCGGATGAGAAGCAGCAAGAACGTAATCTTGGTCATTTGATTGACCGTATTAATGGGATGGGCGTGAACACAGTCTATTTACAGGCCTTTTCTGATCCAGATGCCAATGGTTCTGCGGATATGGTGTATTTCCCAAATCGTCATATTCCAATGCGTGCGGATTTGTTTAATCGTGTTGCTTGGCAAATTCAAACCCGTACACCTGTACAGCGTCTATATGCCTGGATGCCACTCTTGGCGTGGGAACTGCCTAAGACTGATCCAGTGTCGAAAGATCTAGTGGAAACCCAACAAGCCAAAGCAGGCGAGCATTTGAATATGGGCTATATCCGTCTCAGTCCATTTTCACCACAAGCGCGTCAGACCATTAAAGAAATTTATCAGGATTTGGCTAAATCAACCCCGTTTGATGGCTTGTTGTTCCATGATGATGTGACCTTGTCCGACTATGAAGATGCCAGCCCTGATGCGTTGGCGGCATATGCCAAACAAGGCTTACCAACAGATCTTGCAAAAATCCGTGACAACGATGCAGATTTGCAAAAATGGACAGCATATAAAACCAATTATTTAGATAATTTTGCAATGGAATTGGCAGGAGAGGTGCGTCAGTATCAGCCGTTTTTGGTGACTGCCCGTAATTTATATGCACAGGTGGCTTTAAATGCCTATGCGGAAAACTGGTATGCACAATCTCTAGAGCAATCACTCAATCGTTATGATTTTACTGCGATTATGGCGATGCCTTATATGGAGCAATCGGACAATCCTGCAAAATTCTATTCAGACATTATGAATCGTGTGAAGCAGTATCCAAACGGCATTAAAAAGACCGTGATGGAATTGCAGGCAGTGAATTGGCGCAATGACCAAAAAGTACCGTCTGAAGAAATGGCGGCAACGATTAAGTCTTTATATGAGCAGGGTGCAATGCATATAGCCTATTATCCAGATGATCCGATTAAAGGGCATCCAGATGTAGAAACCATGCGTAAAGCTTTTGGGCTAAAATCACCCCAATTAGTGCCATAG
- the pgaC gene encoding poly-beta-1,6-N-acetyl-D-glucosamine synthase encodes MSWIALLWSYAIKFVFYYPLFMSYLWMVGALIFYWRERQDPPYQQPAALAEYPKVAVLVPCFNEGENAEETISHALKLDYPNFEVIAINDGSSDNTGEVLDRLATQYEKLRVVHLAQNQGKAMGLQAGSLMTDAEFLIGIDGDALLDPHAAKWMMRHFLDDPTVAAVTGNPRIRTRSTLLGRIQVGEFSSIVGMIKRAQRTFGRLFTVSGVITAFRKSAVHQVDYWSPNMLTEDIDITWKLQRAGWDVRFEPNALVWILMPETLNGLWKQRLRWAMGGAQVLVKNIDVFLKPKLNFLWPLMFELCLTLIWSYLMLIMAIIWLLHFIFAIPALAVVSSPFLPYGSGILLGATCLIQFALSKWMDSRYEPNLGKNYYWMIWYPFVFWLITITATIVAFPKVLLRNDEKRARWISPDRGIR; translated from the coding sequence ATGAGTTGGATTGCTTTATTGTGGTCATATGCCATTAAGTTTGTTTTTTACTATCCATTATTTATGTCGTATTTGTGGATGGTGGGGGCACTCATTTTCTATTGGAGAGAGCGTCAAGATCCTCCTTATCAGCAACCTGCGGCTTTAGCTGAATATCCTAAAGTTGCGGTCTTAGTGCCGTGCTTTAATGAAGGGGAGAATGCTGAAGAAACCATTAGCCATGCGCTTAAGCTGGATTATCCTAATTTTGAAGTGATCGCGATTAATGATGGTAGTTCTGACAATACCGGTGAAGTACTCGATCGATTGGCAACACAGTATGAAAAATTACGTGTGGTCCATCTGGCACAAAACCAAGGCAAGGCAATGGGGCTGCAAGCGGGGAGCTTGATGACCGATGCCGAATTCCTGATCGGGATCGATGGTGATGCTCTGCTAGATCCTCATGCGGCGAAATGGATGATGCGTCATTTCTTGGATGATCCAACAGTGGCAGCAGTAACCGGTAATCCGCGTATCCGCACGCGTTCGACCTTGCTTGGGCGGATCCAGGTCGGGGAGTTTTCCTCCATTGTTGGTATGATCAAACGCGCACAACGAACCTTTGGTCGTTTATTTACGGTATCGGGTGTGATTACTGCCTTTCGTAAAAGCGCCGTGCACCAAGTCGACTATTGGTCACCAAATATGTTGACTGAAGATATTGATATCACTTGGAAGTTGCAGCGCGCAGGTTGGGATGTCCGTTTTGAACCCAATGCTTTGGTGTGGATATTGATGCCGGAAACCCTTAATGGTCTATGGAAGCAACGTCTACGTTGGGCTATGGGGGGTGCACAGGTCTTAGTTAAAAATATTGATGTGTTTTTAAAGCCTAAACTTAATTTTTTATGGCCGTTGATGTTTGAACTATGTTTGACACTCATTTGGTCATATTTGATGCTTATTATGGCGATCATCTGGTTATTGCATTTTATCTTTGCAATTCCAGCACTAGCGGTGGTGAGCTCGCCATTTTTACCCTACGGTAGTGGAATTTTATTGGGTGCGACCTGTTTAATTCAGTTTGCTTTAAGCAAATGGATGGATAGTCGTTATGAACCAAACCTTGGGAAAAATTATTATTGGATGATTTGGTACCCGTTTGTGTTTTGGTTGATCACAATTACTGCTACAATCGTCGCCTTTCCAAAGGTGCTGTTGCGTAATGATGAGAAGCGTGCCCGTTGGATTAGCCCAGATCGTGGAATTCGTTGA
- the pgaD gene encoding poly-beta-1,6-N-acetyl-D-glucosamine biosynthesis protein PgaD, whose protein sequence is MKADSLIIDVRRQLPWHKRYFSTTTTAMMWAGWLLLWRPFILVWVLVELQKTHIAQRLMSAFSDGIEHGVTALFMCAIALLLWGLLPAKRVHKKHAVEKTLPDYARYFELPEQEIQVGRQQKISIVHHDENGKIIRVE, encoded by the coding sequence ATGAAAGCAGACAGTTTGATTATTGATGTACGTCGCCAACTCCCATGGCATAAACGTTACTTCTCGACCACCACCACCGCAATGATGTGGGCGGGCTGGTTGTTGTTATGGCGCCCATTTATTTTGGTATGGGTGTTGGTTGAATTACAGAAGACCCATATCGCACAGCGTTTAATGTCTGCATTTAGTGATGGCATTGAGCATGGTGTAACTGCATTATTTATGTGTGCGATTGCATTATTATTATGGGGGTTATTGCCTGCAAAACGTGTGCATAAAAAGCATGCTGTTGAAAAGACCTTACCTGACTATGCACGTTATTTCGAATTACCTGAGCAAGAAATTCAGGTTGGACGTCAGCAGAAGATCAGCATCGTACATCACGATGAGAATGGTAAAATTATTCGCGTAGAATAA